One window of Elaeis guineensis isolate ETL-2024a chromosome 11, EG11, whole genome shotgun sequence genomic DNA carries:
- the LOC105054265 gene encoding UNC93-like protein 1: protein MALESDGKLQEQQKKDGGSSHPLSPYRYNSPFVQVCLIGLVCFCCPGMFNALSGMGGGGQIDHEAADNANTALYTTFSVFGVLGGGIYNLLGPRLTLLAGCSTYVLYAGSFLSYNHSHRQPFVVFAGALLGVGAGLLWAGQGAIMTSYPPPRRKGSYISLFWSIFNLGGVIGGLIPFILNYHRKEAASVNDGTYIAFMCFMAAGAAISLAILPPAQVVRDDGTRATAMAYSDVRTEAVEILKLFANWKMLLIVPAAWASNFFYTYQFNNVNGVIFTLRTKGLNNVFYWGAQMLGSFGIGYFLDFSFKSRRTRGLMGIGAVAVLGTAIWAGGLANQLRYTNGKWEDPLDFKDSGGRFAGPFVLYFSYGLLDAMFQSLCYWVIGALADDSETLSRYSGFYKGVQSAGAAVAWQIDNRKTPLLSQLIVNWSLTTVSYPLLVVLVLMAVKDEDTTAEDGENKMPKL, encoded by the exons atGGCATTGGAATCAGACGGAAAATTGCAAGAACAGCAAAAGAAGGATGGAGGATCGTCTCATCCTCTATCCCCTTATCGATACAACTCCCCTTTCGTCCAGGTTTGCCTGATCGGACTGGTGTGCTTCTGCTGTCCGGGCATGTTCAATGCCCTCTCCGGCATGGGCGGCGGCGGCCAGATCGACCACGAGGCCGCCGACAACGCCAACACCGCCCTCTACACCACATTCTCCGTCTTCGGCGTCCTCGGCGGCGGCATCTACAACCTCCTCGGACCCCGCCTCACcctcctcgccggctgctccacCTACGTCCTCTACGCCGGCTCCTTCCTCTCCTACAACCACTCCCACCGCCAGCCCTTCGTCGTCTTCGCCGGCGCCCTCCTCGGCGTCGGCGCCGGCCTCCTATGGGCCGGCCAGGGCGCCATCATGACCTCCTACCCTCCTCCCCGCCGCAAGGGCTCCTACATCTCCCTCTTCTGGTCCATCTTCAACCTCGGCGGCGTCATCGGCGGCCTCATCCCCTTCATCCTCAATTACCACCGCAAGGAGGCCGCCTCCGTCAACGACGGCACCTACATCGCCTTCATGTGCTTCATGGCCGCCGGCGCCGCCATCTCCCTCGCCATCCTCCCCCCGGCGCAGGTCGTCCGCGACGACGGCACTCGGGCCACCGCCATGGCCTACTCCGACGTCCGCACCGAGGCGGTGGAAATCCTCAAGCTCTTCGCCAACTGGAAGATGCTCCTCATCGTCCCCGCCGCCTGGGCCAGCAACTTCTTCTACACGTACCAATTCAACAACGTCAATGGAGTCATCTTCACTCTGAGGACCAAAGGGCTGAACAATGTCTTCTATTGGGGCGCGCAGATGCTCGGGTCCTTCGGGATCGGATACTTCCTGGACTTCAGCTTCAAGAGCAGGAGGACGAGGGGGCTGATGGGGATCGGGGCCGTCGCGGTGCTCGGGACGGCGATTTGGGCCGGCGGGCTGGCGAACCAGCTGAGGTATACTAATGGGAAGTGGGAGGATCCCTTGGATTTTAAGGACTCCGGGGGAAGGTTCGCCGGGCCGTTCGTTCTCTACTTCAGTTATGGGCTGCTGGATGCCATGTTCCAGAGCTTGTGCTATTGGGTCATTGGAGCGCTGGCTGATGATTCCGAGACACTTAGCAG ATATAGTGGATTCTACAAGGGAGTGCAGAGTGCCGGCGCCGCTGTTGCTTGGCAAATTGATAACAGGAAAACGCCTCTGCTGTCGCAGTTGATCGTAAACTGGTCCCTCACTACCGTCAGCTATCCCTTGCTGGTGGTGTTGGTGTTGATGGCAGTGAAGGACGAGGACACCACCGCCGAGGATGGAGAGAACAAGATGCCGAAGTTATGA